One Cupriavidus taiwanensis DNA window includes the following coding sequences:
- a CDS encoding crotonase/enoyl-CoA hydratase family protein — MKEKILTEKNGAVTTIVINRPEVRNALDREATAALGAAIRAFENDDEASVAVLCGAGGAFCAGADLKELAGGAEYDAWAGSGGPLSRPARKPVIAAVAGHACAGGLGLALWCDIRVAEESASFAVLSRRWGVPMSDGTTVRLPRLIGTSRALDMLLTARMVSAEEALQMGLATRVVPDGTARATAEALAATIAAFPQIAMNSDRESVYRQDGEAMSDALTIEAELAERAKRIEAKAGAIRFATGMGRHGAAA; from the coding sequence ATGAAAGAAAAGATCCTGACTGAAAAGAACGGTGCGGTAACAACCATTGTCATCAACCGCCCGGAAGTGCGCAACGCGCTCGACCGTGAGGCGACCGCAGCCCTCGGTGCAGCGATTCGTGCCTTCGAAAACGATGATGAAGCAAGCGTCGCCGTGCTCTGCGGAGCGGGAGGCGCGTTCTGCGCTGGCGCGGATCTGAAGGAACTGGCGGGCGGAGCGGAATACGATGCTTGGGCCGGATCGGGCGGCCCGCTGTCCAGGCCGGCACGCAAACCGGTTATCGCGGCAGTTGCAGGCCACGCATGCGCTGGAGGGTTAGGCCTGGCGCTCTGGTGCGACATCCGCGTTGCCGAGGAGTCGGCCTCCTTTGCGGTGCTGTCACGTCGATGGGGGGTGCCCATGAGCGACGGTACAACGGTCAGGCTACCGAGGTTGATTGGTACCAGCCGGGCGCTGGACATGCTGCTGACCGCCCGCATGGTGTCCGCCGAGGAAGCCTTGCAGATGGGCCTGGCAACGCGTGTGGTACCCGATGGGACCGCACGGGCAACCGCCGAGGCCCTGGCCGCGACGATTGCCGCTTTCCCCCAGATTGCCATGAACTCAGATCGCGAATCCGTGTACCGGCAAGACGGCGAGGCCATGAGCGACGCGCTCACTATCGAGGCCGAACTGGCCGAGCGTGCCAAGCGCATCGAAGCCAAAGCGGGCGCAATCCGCTTCGCCACGGGGATGGGCCGCCACGGAGCCGCAGCATGA
- a CDS encoding NADPH:quinone oxidoreductase family protein — translation MKAVVCHRLGLDHTELTEVDPPGMRSDGIRIQVHSAGVSFANLLVLEGKHQNRWDPPFTPGTEIAGIVLECGDETSLFKPGDRVVAGVRIGGFAEQVVAPEATVFALPDAVGFDAAVQFPTIYATAYGALKWRANVAAGETLLVHGAAGGSGLAAVEVGKRLGARVIATAGDAGKLEAARRHGADVTVNYRTENFRDVVLRETSQRGADVIFDPVGGDTFTESLRCIAPDGRIIPMGFAGGTIPQIPANLVLVKNVSVIGIYWGYYMGWGKQAPPASMQDRVRGAFDEMLGWAAAGKLRPETYATYPLAHFKDALGAITERKVIGRVALHPQTAFRA, via the coding sequence ATGAAAGCAGTCGTCTGCCACCGGCTTGGCCTCGACCATACCGAGTTGACCGAAGTCGATCCGCCGGGCATGCGATCGGACGGAATCCGAATTCAGGTCCATTCGGCCGGCGTGAGCTTTGCCAACCTGCTCGTACTGGAGGGCAAGCATCAAAACCGCTGGGATCCTCCGTTCACGCCAGGGACCGAGATCGCCGGCATCGTGTTGGAATGCGGAGACGAGACCTCGCTCTTTAAGCCAGGCGACCGGGTGGTAGCGGGCGTCCGTATCGGGGGTTTTGCCGAGCAAGTCGTGGCCCCGGAGGCCACGGTGTTTGCCCTGCCGGATGCAGTCGGCTTTGACGCGGCAGTGCAGTTTCCGACTATCTACGCGACGGCGTACGGTGCGCTCAAATGGCGTGCAAACGTTGCGGCAGGGGAAACACTGCTGGTGCATGGCGCTGCGGGGGGCAGTGGTTTGGCTGCGGTCGAGGTCGGAAAGAGGCTCGGCGCGCGCGTCATCGCTACAGCAGGCGACGCCGGCAAACTCGAGGCGGCCCGGCGTCACGGCGCAGACGTCACGGTCAATTACCGCACCGAGAACTTCCGCGATGTTGTTCTCCGCGAAACATCTCAACGCGGTGCCGATGTCATCTTCGATCCGGTGGGCGGTGACACCTTCACCGAATCGCTGCGATGCATCGCTCCGGACGGACGAATCATTCCGATGGGCTTTGCCGGCGGGACGATTCCGCAGATTCCCGCCAATCTGGTGCTGGTCAAGAACGTCTCTGTCATCGGAATCTATTGGGGCTACTACATGGGTTGGGGCAAGCAAGCACCGCCGGCCTCCATGCAGGACCGTGTCCGCGGCGCATTCGATGAAATGTTGGGCTGGGCTGCCGCGGGAAAGCTCCGTCCCGAGACCTATGCGACTTACCCGCTTGCGCATTTCAAAGACGCACTCGGGGCGATTACGGAGCGCAAGGTGATTGGCAGAGTCGCCTTGCATCCGCAAACAGCTTTCCGAGCATGA
- a CDS encoding Bug family tripartite tricarboxylate transporter substrate binding protein yields MKQYMAMMALAGISLMPQAAFAQGGYPDRPIKLVVPYPPGSGTDTVARYAARRMETALGKPVVIENKPGGNAIIAAQTVVNAPADGYTLLWAANGPVTTNVALYEKLPYNPLTDLEPVARLAYSPMGVYVPADSPFKTAEDLFAEAKKVPGKLNYGSGSATYNIATEWLMSLVGAKANAISYKGSSPTLTDLAGKQVDFAIAEYSAGLPLVKGGKLRMLALTSDRRMKSEPETPTLQELGYKEYFQVAWWGIFAPKGTPKAVVSRLESTLLTVFKDAETAQYLEQNNFSAFTGTAEQLRAFQKAEIDRESKLVKRFNIPKL; encoded by the coding sequence ATGAAACAGTACATGGCAATGATGGCATTGGCCGGCATCTCGCTGATGCCTCAAGCCGCCTTTGCCCAGGGCGGCTACCCTGATCGGCCAATCAAGCTGGTAGTGCCCTATCCCCCTGGATCCGGAACGGATACGGTAGCTCGCTATGCGGCAAGGCGCATGGAAACCGCACTTGGCAAGCCAGTCGTGATCGAGAACAAGCCGGGAGGCAACGCAATCATCGCGGCGCAAACAGTCGTCAATGCGCCGGCGGACGGCTACACATTGCTTTGGGCCGCAAACGGACCGGTGACCACTAATGTCGCCCTCTACGAAAAGCTGCCATATAACCCGCTTACCGACCTTGAACCTGTGGCGCGTCTCGCGTATTCGCCCATGGGCGTCTATGTGCCGGCGGACTCCCCCTTCAAGACGGCGGAAGACCTGTTTGCAGAGGCAAAGAAGGTGCCTGGCAAACTCAACTATGGCAGTGGCAGTGCGACTTACAACATTGCGACCGAATGGTTGATGTCTTTGGTGGGGGCCAAGGCCAACGCGATCTCCTACAAGGGAAGCAGCCCTACCTTGACCGATCTGGCCGGCAAGCAGGTGGACTTTGCCATCGCCGAGTACAGTGCCGGACTTCCTCTGGTCAAGGGCGGCAAGCTGCGCATGCTTGCGCTAACCTCTGATCGCCGCATGAAAAGCGAACCGGAAACCCCGACGCTCCAGGAGCTTGGATACAAGGAGTATTTCCAGGTGGCATGGTGGGGCATCTTTGCACCCAAGGGTACGCCCAAGGCCGTTGTGTCCCGGCTCGAAAGTACGCTTCTGACGGTATTCAAGGATGCGGAGACAGCTCAATACCTCGAGCAAAACAACTTCAGTGCGTTCACTGGCACGGCTGAACAGCTTCGCGCTTTTCAGAAAGCCGAGATTGATAGAGAGTCGAAGCTGGTGAAGCGTTTCAATATTCCCAAGCTGTAA
- a CDS encoding TetR/AcrR family transcriptional regulator, producing MGRKRQIGTPEGDEKQLAILDAAASVFMKLGFAATSLDDISDSYGATKGIIYYHFRSKTILFFAVQRRAMELTRAAIEPAASSEAPARQRLESMAFAHSLLMMEHLDYLRVAAQGLELQLGGRTTEEERAEIKRITALRDGNERLYLQVLEEGVANGEFREMDVRIVVKALLGALNWTSRWYQPRKSETRKDREAIAAEIARYAVNGLNR from the coding sequence ATGGGGCGCAAACGTCAGATCGGAACGCCAGAAGGCGATGAGAAGCAACTCGCCATTCTTGATGCCGCCGCGTCGGTCTTCATGAAGCTTGGCTTTGCCGCCACCTCGCTTGACGACATCAGCGATAGCTATGGCGCGACCAAGGGGATCATCTATTACCATTTCCGCAGCAAAACGATATTGTTTTTTGCGGTCCAGCGTCGCGCCATGGAGCTGACCAGGGCAGCCATCGAGCCGGCTGCCAGTTCGGAGGCCCCGGCCCGCCAGCGTCTCGAGTCCATGGCATTCGCTCATTCGCTCCTGATGATGGAGCATCTGGATTATCTTCGGGTTGCCGCCCAGGGCCTGGAGTTGCAATTGGGCGGGCGCACCACGGAAGAAGAGCGCGCTGAGATCAAGCGCATTACTGCGCTGCGCGATGGTAACGAACGCCTGTACCTTCAGGTCCTGGAGGAGGGTGTGGCCAATGGGGAGTTCCGCGAAATGGACGTCCGGATCGTGGTCAAAGCGCTGCTTGGCGCATTGAACTGGACGTCACGCTGGTATCAACCCAGGAAAAGCGAGACCAGGAAGGATCGCGAAGCTATCGCTGCGGAGATTGCCCGATACGCCGTCAACGGGTTGAATCGCTAG